The following are from one region of the Microbacterium sp. BK668 genome:
- a CDS encoding 3-hydroxyacyl-CoA dehydrogenase NAD-binding domain-containing protein, producing the protein MTNSVSEQYAQIDFSPLDALTGGEVVTHSRVRDIRLPSGRVLALVTLDNGRDHTRPNTLGPATLSELADTLAALETRADAGEIDAVGITGKQYILAAGADLSDISRLGSKDNARLIAQRGHQVLGSLSELSVPSFAFVNGLALGGGLEIALNSTYRTVDASAAAVALPEVFLGIIPGWGGAYLLPNLIGIENALEVVVSNPLKQNRMLKPQQAYDYGIFDAIFPAATYLEDSLIWADGVLGGSVKVVRRNEPGRIERLTKWPIAIKVARGMLESKIGTVPRSPYAALDLLDKAKGGTKAEGFAREDEALAELVTGDQFAASMYAFDLVQKRAKRPVGAPDKDLAKKVTKVGIIGAGLMASQFALLFVRKLQVPVLITDLDQARVEKGLAYIDEEIGKLEAKGRLDGDTANRLRALVTGTTDKSLYADCDFVIEAVFEEVGVKQQVFGEIEQIIAEDAILATNTSSLSVEEIGAKLAHPERLVGFHFFNPVAVMPLIEIVKTPQTTDAALSTAFVVAKNLGKNAVLTADAPGFVVNRLLAKVMGEAARAVYEGAPVAEVEKAFAPLGLPMGPFQLIDLVGWKVAAHVQDTMVHAFPDRFYANENFHALAELPEVVEKDKGGRVTGWTKAAEKVLRPAVGSTPASAATILQRVQDGLAQEIKLMLDEGVVPEVEDIDLCLILGAGWPFIDGGASPYLDREGASERAFGDTFHHPVIRGIGG; encoded by the coding sequence ATGACGAACTCCGTTTCTGAACAGTACGCGCAGATCGACTTCTCGCCCCTCGACGCCCTGACCGGGGGCGAGGTGGTGACGCACTCGAGGGTCCGCGACATCCGTCTGCCCTCCGGGAGGGTGCTCGCCCTCGTCACGCTCGACAACGGCCGTGATCACACGCGTCCGAACACGCTCGGACCGGCGACGCTGAGCGAGCTCGCCGACACCCTCGCGGCGCTGGAGACGCGCGCGGACGCCGGCGAGATCGACGCGGTCGGCATCACCGGCAAGCAGTACATCTTGGCGGCGGGCGCGGACCTGTCCGACATCTCGCGCCTCGGATCGAAGGACAACGCCCGGCTCATCGCCCAGCGCGGCCACCAGGTGCTCGGCAGCCTCTCCGAGCTCAGCGTGCCCTCGTTCGCCTTCGTGAACGGGCTCGCACTCGGGGGCGGGCTGGAGATCGCGCTGAACAGCACGTACCGGACGGTGGATGCCTCGGCCGCCGCGGTCGCGCTCCCCGAGGTCTTCCTCGGCATCATCCCCGGGTGGGGTGGCGCGTACCTCCTGCCGAACCTCATCGGCATCGAGAACGCCCTGGAGGTGGTGGTGTCGAACCCCCTCAAGCAGAACCGCATGCTCAAGCCGCAGCAGGCGTACGACTACGGGATCTTCGACGCGATCTTCCCGGCAGCCACCTATCTGGAGGACTCGCTGATCTGGGCCGACGGCGTGCTGGGCGGTTCCGTCAAGGTCGTCCGAAGGAACGAGCCGGGGAGGATCGAGCGCCTGACCAAGTGGCCGATCGCGATCAAGGTCGCGCGCGGCATGCTCGAGTCGAAGATCGGCACGGTTCCGCGCTCGCCGTACGCGGCCCTCGATCTGCTCGACAAGGCCAAGGGCGGCACCAAGGCGGAGGGCTTCGCCCGCGAGGACGAGGCGCTGGCCGAACTCGTGACCGGCGACCAGTTCGCGGCATCCATGTACGCCTTCGATCTCGTCCAGAAGCGCGCCAAGCGTCCCGTCGGCGCCCCCGACAAGGACCTCGCGAAGAAGGTCACGAAGGTCGGGATCATCGGTGCGGGGCTCATGGCGAGCCAGTTCGCCCTGCTGTTCGTGCGCAAGCTCCAGGTGCCCGTTCTCATCACCGACCTCGACCAGGCCCGCGTGGAGAAGGGCCTCGCCTACATCGACGAGGAGATCGGCAAACTCGAGGCGAAGGGCCGCCTCGACGGCGACACGGCGAACAGGCTGCGGGCCCTCGTGACCGGCACGACCGACAAGAGCCTCTACGCGGACTGCGACTTCGTCATCGAGGCCGTGTTCGAAGAGGTCGGGGTCAAGCAGCAGGTGTTCGGCGAGATCGAGCAGATCATCGCCGAGGACGCGATCCTCGCCACCAACACCTCGTCCCTCTCGGTCGAGGAGATCGGCGCGAAGCTCGCCCATCCCGAGCGACTCGTGGGCTTCCACTTCTTCAACCCGGTGGCGGTCATGCCGCTCATCGAGATCGTCAAGACGCCGCAGACGACGGATGCCGCGCTCTCGACCGCCTTCGTCGTCGCGAAGAATCTCGGCAAGAACGCGGTGCTGACCGCGGATGCACCCGGGTTCGTCGTGAATCGCCTCCTCGCCAAGGTCATGGGCGAGGCGGCGCGCGCGGTGTATGAGGGAGCGCCTGTCGCGGAGGTCGAGAAGGCGTTCGCTCCGCTCGGCCTGCCGATGGGTCCGTTCCAGCTCATCGATCTCGTCGGCTGGAAGGTCGCCGCGCACGTGCAGGACACGATGGTGCACGCGTTCCCCGACCGCTTCTACGCCAACGAGAACTTCCACGCCCTCGCCGAGCTCCCGGAGGTCGTCGAGAAGGACAAGGGCGGGCGCGTGACCGGGTGGACCAAGGCGGCCGAGAAGGTGCTGCGACCCGCGGTCGGCTCGACCCCCGCCTCTGCGGCCACGATCCTGCAGCGTGTACAGGACGGACTCGCGCAGGAGATCAAGCTCATGCTCGACGAGGGCGTCGTGCCGGAGGTCGAGGACATCGACCTGTGCCTCATCCTCGGCGCCGGCTGGCCGTTCATCGACGGAGGCGCCTCGCCCTACCTCGATCGGGAGGGGGCGTCGGAGCGCGCCTTCGGCGACACGTTCCACCACCCCGTGATCCGGGGCATCGGAGGCTGA
- a CDS encoding thiolase family protein gives MAEISDVFFVDGMRTPFGRAGEKGMYWNTRADDLAVKATIGLLERNPDVPKDRIDDVAIAATSQTGDQGLTLGRSVAILAGLPQTVPGFAIDRMCAGAMTSVTTMAASIGVGMYDVALAGGVEHMGHHPIGGNADPNPRFVAEKMVDPGALNMGVTAERIFDRFPHLTKERSDRYGMLSQHKVQAAYDAGRIQPDLVPVAIKDADGAWGLATEDEGRRPQTTMEDLATLKTPFRPHGRVTAGTSSPLTDGATMSLLAGGGAVEELGLQPKMRLVSFAFAGVQPEIMGIGPIPSTEKALRKAGLTIDDIGLFELNEAFAIQVISLLDHFGIADDDPRVNPWGGAIAFGHPLAASGVRLMIQLAAHFAERPDVRYGLTAMCVGLGQGGSVIWENPHYDGKRK, from the coding sequence GTGGCCGAGATTTCGGACGTCTTCTTCGTCGATGGAATGCGCACCCCCTTCGGGCGCGCCGGCGAAAAAGGCATGTACTGGAACACCCGCGCCGATGACCTCGCCGTCAAGGCGACCATCGGCCTTCTGGAGCGCAACCCCGACGTTCCGAAGGACCGCATCGACGACGTGGCGATCGCCGCGACGTCGCAGACGGGCGACCAGGGCCTGACCCTGGGCCGATCCGTCGCGATCCTCGCGGGCCTGCCGCAGACCGTCCCCGGGTTCGCGATCGACCGCATGTGCGCCGGCGCGATGACCAGCGTGACGACCATGGCCGCCTCGATCGGCGTCGGCATGTACGACGTCGCCCTCGCCGGCGGGGTCGAGCACATGGGCCACCACCCCATCGGCGGCAACGCCGACCCGAACCCGCGCTTCGTCGCGGAGAAGATGGTCGACCCCGGCGCGCTCAACATGGGCGTGACGGCGGAGCGGATCTTCGACCGCTTCCCGCACCTGACGAAGGAGCGCTCGGACCGCTACGGCATGCTGAGCCAGCACAAGGTGCAGGCGGCATACGACGCGGGCAGGATCCAGCCCGACCTCGTCCCCGTCGCGATCAAGGACGCCGACGGCGCGTGGGGTCTCGCTACCGAGGACGAGGGCCGGCGCCCCCAGACGACGATGGAGGACCTCGCGACCCTCAAGACGCCGTTCCGTCCGCACGGGCGGGTCACCGCCGGGACCTCGTCACCGCTGACCGACGGCGCGACGATGTCGCTTCTGGCCGGCGGCGGCGCCGTCGAGGAGCTCGGACTCCAGCCCAAGATGAGGCTCGTCTCCTTCGCCTTCGCGGGCGTGCAGCCGGAGATCATGGGCATCGGCCCGATCCCGTCGACCGAGAAGGCGCTTCGCAAGGCCGGCCTGACGATCGACGACATCGGACTCTTCGAGCTCAACGAGGCGTTCGCGATCCAGGTGATCTCGCTCCTCGACCACTTCGGCATCGCCGACGACGACCCGCGCGTCAACCCGTGGGGCGGCGCGATCGCGTTCGGCCACCCGCTCGCCGCCTCCGGCGTGCGGCTCATGATCCAGCTCGCGGCCCACTTCGCCGAGCGCCCCGACGTCCGCTACGGCCTGACCGCCATGTGCGTGGGCCTCGGACAGGGCGGCTCGGTCATCTGGGAGAACCCGCACTACGACGGCAAGCGGAAGTAA
- a CDS encoding ribonuclease D: MAEYEVIADGAGLQHAASALADGIGPVAVDVERASGFRYSQRAYLIQVYRREAGLFLFDPPPIGDFAPLQAAIGDAEWVLHAASQDLPSLRELGLVPASIFDTELASRLLGRERVGLGAVVEETLGISLAKAHSASDWSTRPLPQSWLEYAALDVEHLVDVRDVLAQELAKQGKTVYAAEEFQAVLDRPPRPAREEPWRRLSGLHTVRGRRSLAIARALWLAREEFAQEEDVAPGRLVPDRALVAAVLADPTSKADLARVKEFTGRASRTQLDRWWAAIEAGRATAELPSERGSGGDSLPPPRAWADRNPAADARLKTARPLVEEVATSIGMPVENLLTPELLRRVAWAPPEPMTAAAIGQALAELGARRWQIEQTAQVIADAFVASVQEPSKGPETAS, from the coding sequence GTGGCTGAGTACGAAGTCATCGCGGACGGTGCAGGCCTCCAGCACGCGGCATCCGCTCTCGCCGACGGAATCGGGCCCGTCGCGGTCGACGTGGAGCGGGCGTCGGGATTCCGCTATTCGCAGCGCGCCTATCTCATCCAGGTCTATCGGCGTGAGGCGGGCCTCTTCCTCTTCGACCCTCCTCCGATCGGCGACTTCGCTCCCCTGCAGGCGGCGATCGGCGATGCCGAGTGGGTGCTGCACGCCGCGAGCCAGGACCTGCCGTCCCTGCGCGAGCTGGGGCTCGTTCCCGCGTCGATCTTCGACACGGAGCTCGCCTCGAGGCTCCTCGGGCGCGAGCGCGTCGGACTCGGCGCCGTCGTCGAGGAGACGCTCGGCATCTCGCTCGCGAAGGCGCACTCGGCTTCGGACTGGTCGACGCGGCCTCTCCCCCAGTCGTGGCTGGAGTACGCCGCGCTCGACGTCGAGCACCTCGTCGACGTGCGGGACGTGCTGGCGCAGGAGCTCGCGAAGCAGGGCAAGACGGTCTACGCCGCGGAGGAGTTCCAAGCCGTCCTCGACCGGCCCCCCAGACCCGCGCGCGAGGAGCCGTGGCGGCGTCTCAGCGGCCTCCACACGGTGCGCGGCCGCCGCTCGCTCGCCATCGCACGCGCGCTGTGGCTCGCTCGTGAGGAGTTCGCGCAGGAGGAGGATGTCGCGCCGGGCCGCCTCGTGCCCGACCGCGCACTCGTCGCCGCGGTGCTCGCCGACCCGACGTCCAAGGCCGATCTCGCGCGCGTCAAGGAGTTCACAGGTCGCGCGAGCCGCACGCAGCTGGACCGCTGGTGGGCGGCCATCGAGGCCGGCCGCGCGACGGCCGAGCTGCCCAGCGAGCGGGGCTCGGGCGGGGACTCGCTCCCGCCGCCGCGCGCCTGGGCCGACCGCAATCCGGCGGCCGATGCACGGCTGAAGACGGCGCGCCCCCTCGTCGAGGAGGTCGCGACGAGCATCGGCATGCCGGTCGAGAACCTCCTCACTCCCGAGCTCCTCCGGCGCGTCGCATGGGCGCCGCCCGAGCCGATGACAGCGGCCGCGATCGGGCAGGCGCTCGCAGAACTCGGCGCGCGGCGGTGGCAGATTGAGCAAACCGCACAGGTGATCGCCGATGCCTTTGTGGCTTCCGTGCAAGAGCCGTCGAAGGGCCCGGAAACCGCTTCGTAG
- a CDS encoding DUF3000 domain-containing protein yields MAELRPPAAPLSFAQAAADVRSVSFRDDLVVREIPAPTGLAPDALALSADVRPDADGEDSPYGTGRFVLLHDEAEPAAWDGRWRIVCFAQAPLEPDIGVDPLLADVAWSWLVDALDSRHAVYRAASGTATKTLSKGFGSLAAEGEGAQIELRASWSPAGAIAGHVEAWAELVCMLAGLPPGSEGISILGARRSPRG; encoded by the coding sequence GTGGCTGAGCTTCGTCCCCCGGCGGCGCCGCTGTCGTTCGCCCAGGCGGCCGCCGACGTGCGCTCGGTGAGCTTCCGCGACGATCTCGTCGTCCGTGAGATCCCTGCGCCCACCGGCCTCGCCCCCGACGCCCTCGCGCTGTCCGCAGATGTGCGTCCCGACGCCGACGGGGAGGACTCGCCCTACGGGACGGGACGCTTCGTGCTGCTTCACGACGAGGCCGAGCCGGCCGCGTGGGACGGGAGATGGCGCATCGTCTGCTTCGCGCAGGCGCCGCTCGAACCCGACATCGGAGTCGACCCGCTGCTCGCTGATGTGGCATGGTCGTGGCTCGTGGATGCTCTCGATTCCCGTCATGCCGTCTACCGCGCGGCGTCCGGCACGGCGACGAAGACCCTGTCGAAGGGCTTCGGGTCGCTCGCCGCCGAAGGCGAGGGCGCCCAGATCGAGCTGCGGGCGTCCTGGTCGCCGGCCGGCGCGATCGCCGGGCACGTGGAGGCATGGGCCGAGCTCGTCTGCATGCTGGCGGGGCTCCCGCCCGGTTCGGAGGGCATCTCGATCCTCGGAGCGCGCAGGTCGCCCCGTGGCTGA
- a CDS encoding alpha/beta fold hydrolase, with product MVTSRRAATNGATPAFLAGVRAALVTLSFALGGVLTLIGALSVRTARQIVTPAGRVPDTTILKLDTAAQTITLSRTPDTVLPGRYGLFTTGTSSYIKLGSVLAEDDHSVKRKLLTHIGPSSQLSSEAAFSGWYYDRPEELHLPFTPELIGSVVGPCPAWLFPAAEPTDVWVIQVHGRGTNRAECLRAVPLFHSLGITSLVVSYRNDGEAPRSRTGTYTLGATEWRDVDAALGFARRRGARRVILMGWSMGGAISLQVDLNSAHRDLVAALILESPVIDWRVVLDYQAKLYHLPTAVKGLAIGALQSEWATPVTRTGAAIPFDRLDVVARAAELRHPVLILHSDDDGFVPSDASHELVVRRPDLVEMQVFEVARHTKLWNYDQERWSDSIRTWLERHDLIPAREGADS from the coding sequence ATGGTCACCTCCAGGCGCGCCGCGACGAACGGCGCCACTCCCGCCTTCCTCGCCGGCGTCCGGGCGGCGCTGGTGACGCTGAGCTTCGCGCTCGGGGGAGTGCTCACCCTCATCGGCGCACTCTCGGTCCGCACCGCCCGTCAGATCGTCACACCGGCCGGCCGCGTGCCCGACACCACGATCCTGAAGCTCGACACGGCGGCCCAGACGATCACTCTCAGTCGCACGCCCGACACCGTCCTGCCCGGACGGTACGGCCTGTTCACGACCGGGACATCGTCGTACATCAAGCTCGGCTCGGTCCTGGCCGAGGACGACCACTCGGTGAAGCGCAAGCTCCTGACCCACATCGGCCCCTCGTCCCAGCTCTCCTCCGAGGCCGCGTTCAGCGGCTGGTACTACGACCGGCCCGAGGAGCTGCACCTGCCCTTCACGCCCGAGCTGATCGGGTCGGTCGTCGGCCCGTGTCCGGCGTGGCTCTTCCCGGCGGCGGAGCCCACAGACGTGTGGGTCATCCAGGTGCACGGTCGAGGCACGAATCGCGCCGAGTGCCTCCGCGCGGTCCCGCTCTTCCACAGCCTCGGCATCACCTCGCTCGTCGTGTCGTACCGCAACGACGGCGAAGCTCCCCGCAGCCGGACCGGCACCTACACGCTCGGCGCGACGGAGTGGCGCGACGTGGATGCCGCGCTCGGGTTCGCCCGTCGCCGCGGCGCGCGGCGCGTCATCCTCATGGGCTGGTCGATGGGCGGCGCGATCTCGCTGCAGGTCGACCTCAACTCCGCGCACCGCGACCTCGTCGCGGCGCTCATCCTCGAGTCCCCGGTGATCGACTGGCGGGTCGTCCTCGACTACCAGGCGAAGCTCTACCACCTGCCGACCGCGGTGAAGGGGCTCGCGATCGGGGCGCTCCAATCCGAATGGGCGACGCCCGTGACCCGGACCGGCGCCGCGATCCCCTTCGACCGCCTCGACGTCGTCGCGCGAGCGGCCGAGCTGCGGCATCCCGTCCTCATCCTGCACAGCGACGACGACGGCTTCGTGCCGTCGGACGCCTCACACGAGCTCGTCGTGCGCCGACCCGACCTCGTCGAGATGCAGGTCTTCGAGGTGGCGCGCCACACCAAGCTGTGGAACTACGACCAGGAGCGCTGGAGCGACAGCATCCGCACCTGGCTGGAGCGCCACGATCTCATCCCTGCACGCGAAGGCGCAGATAGCTGA
- a CDS encoding dihydrofolate reductase family protein, translating to MESAPKPTDSPAEAGIVTELFPRTLESARIGDEGTDEWMSRRYAVETDRFVRLNLLTTITGGTAGEDGTSDSITSRTDRYILGAVRRASDVVVVGAETVRIEGYLLPKTARLAVVTSTGHLGAGKLSAEGREDRPPALVLCPEERADAVRHALADAPAEVVPLPTDGERLAPQTIVAGLRARGLGRIVCEGGPELATQFVEAGVVDELCVTVSPVLQPARQPFVRLTERVESTVAGMLVDDAGFSYLRLRVQG from the coding sequence ATGGAATCGGCACCGAAGCCCACCGACTCCCCTGCCGAGGCCGGCATCGTGACCGAGCTCTTCCCGCGGACGCTCGAGTCCGCCCGCATCGGCGACGAGGGCACGGACGAATGGATGTCGCGCCGGTACGCCGTCGAGACCGACCGGTTCGTGCGGCTCAACCTTCTCACGACGATCACGGGGGGTACGGCGGGCGAGGACGGCACGAGCGACAGCATCACATCCAGGACCGATCGGTACATCCTCGGCGCGGTGCGCCGGGCCTCGGACGTCGTGGTGGTCGGCGCCGAGACGGTCCGGATCGAGGGGTATCTGCTCCCCAAGACCGCGCGGCTGGCCGTCGTGACCTCCACGGGCCACCTGGGCGCGGGCAAGCTGAGCGCTGAGGGTCGGGAGGACCGCCCGCCGGCGCTCGTGCTGTGTCCCGAGGAGCGTGCCGACGCGGTGCGCCACGCGCTGGCGGACGCTCCCGCCGAGGTCGTGCCGCTTCCCACCGACGGAGAGAGGCTCGCACCGCAGACGATCGTCGCGGGTCTGCGGGCGCGGGGCCTCGGTCGCATCGTCTGCGAGGGCGGCCCCGAGCTCGCGACGCAGTTCGTCGAGGCCGGGGTCGTGGACGAGCTGTGCGTGACGGTGTCGCCGGTGCTCCAGCCGGCGCGTCAGCCGTTCGTGCGGCTCACCGAGCGGGTGGAGTCGACCGTCGCGGGGATGCTCGTCGACGACGCCGGCTTCAGCTATCTGCGCCTTCGCGTGCAGGGATGA
- a CDS encoding SufE family protein, whose protein sequence is MTEAALPETLAEIRDEFLELPEPDRLQLLLEFSNELPEVPAEYEGHPELAERVAECQSPVYIILEVGADDRVVMHATAPKEAPTTRGFASILVQGLTGLSADEVLAIPADYPQTIGLTRAVSPLRIAGMTGMLLRAQRQVEAKRAA, encoded by the coding sequence ATGACCGAAGCCGCCCTTCCCGAGACGCTCGCCGAGATCCGCGACGAGTTCCTGGAGCTGCCCGAGCCCGACCGACTGCAGCTGCTGCTGGAGTTCTCCAACGAGCTCCCCGAGGTGCCGGCCGAGTACGAGGGCCATCCCGAGCTCGCCGAGCGGGTCGCCGAGTGCCAGTCGCCGGTCTACATCATCCTCGAGGTCGGCGCCGACGACCGGGTCGTCATGCATGCGACGGCGCCGAAGGAGGCGCCCACCACGCGGGGATTCGCGAGCATCCTCGTGCAGGGCCTCACCGGTCTGAGCGCGGACGAGGTGCTCGCCATCCCCGCCGACTACCCGCAGACCATCGGACTCACACGCGCCGTCTCGCCCCTGCGCATCGCGGGCATGACGGGCATGCTCCTGCGCGCCCAGCGCCAGGTCGAGGCGAAACGCGCCGCGTGA
- a CDS encoding sulfurtransferase, which translates to MSVEFDTSSPKFADYAEPGRLVTGDWLQERLGQPGLAIVESDEDVLLYETGHIPGAVKVDWHTELNDPVVRDYVDGAGFAELLSRKGIRRDDTVVIYGDKNNWWAAYALWVFSLFGHEDVRLLDGGRDKWIAEGRPLTTDASTPEPADYPVVERDDATLRAYKEDVLAHLGNPLIDVRSPEEYNGSRTSAPAYPEEGALRAGHIPTAQSVPWARAVAADGGFKTRAELDAIYRGEAGLRDGDDIVAYCRIGERSSHTWFVLHHLLGFERVRNYDGSWTEWGSAVRVPIVTGDEPGVLPRR; encoded by the coding sequence TTGTCCGTCGAGTTCGACACCTCGTCCCCCAAGTTCGCCGACTACGCCGAGCCCGGGCGGCTCGTGACGGGCGACTGGCTGCAGGAACGACTCGGACAGCCGGGACTGGCGATCGTCGAGTCCGATGAGGACGTGCTCCTGTACGAGACCGGGCATATCCCGGGAGCGGTGAAGGTCGACTGGCACACCGAGCTGAACGACCCCGTCGTGCGCGACTACGTCGACGGCGCCGGCTTCGCCGAACTCCTGAGCCGCAAGGGGATCCGCCGCGACGACACCGTCGTGATCTACGGCGACAAGAACAACTGGTGGGCTGCGTATGCCCTGTGGGTCTTCTCGCTGTTCGGGCATGAGGACGTGCGTCTGCTGGACGGCGGCCGCGACAAGTGGATCGCCGAGGGCCGCCCCCTGACGACGGATGCCTCGACCCCTGAGCCGGCGGACTATCCCGTCGTCGAGCGCGACGACGCCACCCTCCGCGCCTATAAGGAGGACGTGCTCGCGCACCTCGGCAACCCGCTCATCGACGTCCGCTCCCCCGAGGAGTACAACGGGTCGCGCACCTCGGCCCCGGCCTATCCCGAGGAGGGCGCCCTGCGCGCAGGGCACATCCCGACGGCGCAGAGCGTGCCGTGGGCCCGCGCGGTCGCGGCGGACGGCGGCTTCAAGACGCGCGCCGAGCTCGACGCGATCTACCGCGGGGAGGCGGGCCTCCGGGACGGCGACGACATCGTGGCCTACTGCCGGATCGGCGAGCGCTCGAGCCACACGTGGTTCGTCCTTCACCACCTCCTCGGCTTCGAGCGGGTCCGCAACTACGACGGCTCGTGGACGGAATGGGGCAGCGCGGTGCGCGTGCCGATCGTCACGGGCGACGAGCCGGGCGTCCTGCCCCGACGCTGA
- the zapE gene encoding cell division protein ZapE, which translates to MTTTAAGIVHLTERMPQVSGAEMVAALEPPPQFDGATFDSYRADPGYPSQQEAKDTLMSFSGVGQPAARGGFFRRPKKGPELKPGVYLDGGFGVGKTHLLAAIYHAMPARRKYFGSFIEYTALVGALGYQNTVELFRGSDLLCIDEFELDDPGDTMVMTRLLGELVAGGTRMAATSNTPPNALGEGRFAAQDFLREIHAMAANFQTLRIDGTDYRQRAIDGHAAVLTDSEYERTLTDAASRGVASDDVFPAFVDHLARVHPSRYIRLLEGLSTIGLRGVAELDDQSAALRFVAFVDRAYDAQIPIRATGLSLDQVFGEEMLAGGYRKKYLRAISRLVALTHD; encoded by the coding sequence ATGACCACGACGGCAGCCGGAATCGTGCACCTCACCGAGCGGATGCCGCAGGTCTCCGGCGCCGAGATGGTCGCGGCCCTCGAGCCGCCGCCGCAGTTCGACGGCGCGACCTTCGACTCGTACCGGGCGGACCCGGGGTACCCGTCGCAGCAGGAGGCCAAAGACACCCTGATGTCGTTCTCCGGAGTCGGCCAGCCGGCGGCCCGCGGCGGATTCTTCCGTCGGCCGAAGAAGGGTCCCGAGCTCAAGCCCGGCGTCTACCTGGACGGCGGCTTCGGCGTCGGCAAGACCCACCTCCTCGCGGCGATCTACCACGCCATGCCGGCCCGCCGGAAGTACTTCGGCTCCTTCATCGAGTACACGGCGCTGGTCGGCGCGCTCGGCTATCAGAACACCGTCGAGCTGTTCCGCGGCTCCGACCTGCTGTGCATCGACGAGTTCGAGCTCGACGATCCGGGCGACACGATGGTCATGACGCGGCTGCTCGGCGAGCTCGTCGCCGGCGGCACCCGGATGGCCGCGACCTCCAACACCCCGCCCAACGCCCTGGGCGAGGGGCGCTTCGCCGCGCAGGACTTCCTGCGCGAGATCCATGCGATGGCGGCCAACTTCCAGACCCTCCGGATCGACGGCACCGACTACCGCCAGCGCGCGATCGACGGTCACGCGGCCGTGCTCACCGATTCCGAATACGAGCGGACGCTGACGGATGCCGCGTCCCGCGGCGTCGCATCGGACGACGTCTTCCCGGCATTCGTCGACCACCTCGCGCGCGTGCATCCGAGCCGCTACATCCGGCTTCTCGAAGGGCTCTCGACGATCGGCCTGCGCGGGGTCGCGGAGCTGGACGACCAGTCCGCGGCGCTGCGGTTCGTCGCGTTCGTCGACCGCGCCTATGACGCGCAGATCCCGATCCGCGCCACCGGGCTGTCGCTGGACCAGGTGTTCGGCGAGGAGATGCTCGCCGGCGGGTACCGGAAGAAGTACCTGCGCGCCATCTCACGCCTGGTCGCGCTGACGCACGACTGA
- a CDS encoding ammonium transporter: protein MDQGNTAFILIAAALVLLMTPGLAFFYGGLVKAKSVISMMMLSFGAMGLIGVLWVLYGYAVAFPATAEGQIQFPWTVDPAEFGLTSLLETPEGAAYPPLAFVAFQATFAIITVALVSGAIADRAKFGAWMIFATIWATIVYFPVASWVFNFGLAEDGSFAYGGWITYGLQEWLGAGAIDFAGGTAVHINAGAAALALALVLGKRVGFQKGIQVPHNPPFVLLGAGLLWFGWFGFNAGSELAADNTAALAFVNTIAAPAAALLAWLLVEKFKDGKPTSVGAASGAVAGLVAITPACASLTPGWAIVLGLIAGAVCALAIELKFKWGFDDSLDVVGIHLVGGLIGTLFIGFFATDVGLFTGGDGTQLLVQAIAAFTVLIYSFVLAYAIGWIIQKTIGFRVKNEDEIAGIDTVVHGEEGYVLTDTRG, encoded by the coding sequence ATGGATCAAGGCAACACCGCATTCATCCTCATCGCAGCCGCGCTCGTTCTCCTCATGACGCCGGGTCTGGCGTTCTTCTACGGCGGACTGGTGAAGGCCAAGAGCGTGATCAGCATGATGATGCTGAGCTTCGGCGCCATGGGTCTCATCGGCGTGCTGTGGGTTCTCTACGGCTACGCCGTGGCGTTCCCCGCCACCGCCGAAGGGCAGATCCAGTTCCCCTGGACGGTCGACCCCGCTGAGTTCGGCCTCACCAGCCTGCTCGAGACGCCCGAGGGCGCGGCCTACCCGCCGCTGGCGTTCGTCGCCTTCCAGGCCACGTTCGCGATCATCACCGTCGCGCTCGTCTCCGGCGCCATCGCCGACCGGGCGAAGTTCGGCGCGTGGATGATCTTCGCGACGATCTGGGCGACCATCGTCTACTTCCCGGTCGCGAGCTGGGTCTTCAACTTCGGCCTGGCCGAGGACGGCAGCTTCGCCTACGGCGGGTGGATCACCTACGGCCTCCAGGAGTGGCTCGGCGCGGGAGCGATCGACTTCGCCGGTGGCACGGCCGTCCACATCAACGCCGGTGCCGCCGCGCTCGCGCTCGCCCTCGTCCTCGGCAAGCGCGTCGGCTTCCAGAAGGGCATCCAGGTGCCCCACAACCCGCCGTTCGTGCTCCTGGGTGCGGGCCTGCTGTGGTTCGGCTGGTTCGGCTTCAACGCCGGCTCGGAGCTGGCCGCGGACAACACGGCCGCGCTCGCCTTCGTGAACACGATCGCCGCCCCCGCCGCGGCTCTCCTGGCGTGGCTTCTCGTCGAGAAGTTCAAGGACGGCAAGCCCACCTCTGTCGGCGCCGCCTCGGGCGCCGTCGCGGGCCTCGTCGCGATCACCCCCGCGTGCGCCTCGCTCACGCCCGGGTGGGCCATCGTGCTCGGCCTCATCGCGGGTGCCGTCTGCGCTCTGGCGATCGAACTCAAGTTCAAGTGGGGCTTCGACGACTCGCTCGACGTCGTGGGCATCCACCTCGTCGGCGGCCTCATCGGCACGCTGTTCATCGGCTTCTTCGCTACCGATGTGGGCCTGTTCACCGGCGGCGACGGAACGCAGCTGCTCGTTCAGGCGATCGCCGCCTTCACGGTGCTCATCTACTCCTTCGTGCTCGCCTACGCGATCGGCTGGATCATCCAGAAGACGATCGGGTTCCGCGTCAAGAACGAGGACGAGATCGCCGGCATCGACACGGTCGTGCACGGCGAGGAGGGCTACGTCCTCACCGACACCCGCGGCTGA